A portion of the Alkalinema sp. FACHB-956 genome contains these proteins:
- a CDS encoding WYL domain-containing protein, protein MTGKTRSINLSVTPQDKQKLEELAESLGQTWGGKPSISQLVKAIAQRKFLITPNNDWPTTRIQTLITAQQTLIDVGKIDEAQALAEFLLSRSELTLPQRTELQKFLDNPPPPWRQLLDRHIRSHTPFRLTYYDANEQPWSFSIRHAQINLIEKRQYLQCWCEEPDGNQDIPELAHNRTFRLDRIPEAAITPFKAKWKRDLDRIDVEFHVFRGLAGAYRSLDKNDKLEESLVAPVATKRIIRSITSTFWFFREILRYGEDCEIIAPESIRRQFAAKVRSLADRYPET, encoded by the coding sequence ATGACAGGCAAAACCCGCTCTATCAACCTATCCGTCACCCCACAGGACAAGCAAAAGCTGGAAGAATTGGCAGAATCCCTAGGTCAAACCTGGGGCGGCAAACCCAGCATCTCCCAGCTCGTCAAAGCGATCGCCCAACGCAAATTTCTCATCACACCTAACAACGATTGGCCTACTACCCGCATTCAAACACTCATCACTGCCCAACAGACACTCATTGATGTCGGCAAAATCGACGAAGCCCAAGCTCTTGCCGAATTTCTCCTCTCCCGCAGCGAGCTAACCCTCCCCCAACGCACCGAACTCCAAAAATTCCTTGACAATCCACCTCCGCCCTGGAGACAACTGCTCGATCGCCACATTCGCAGCCACACACCCTTCCGCCTGACCTACTATGACGCCAACGAACAACCTTGGAGCTTCAGCATCCGTCATGCCCAAATCAACTTAATCGAAAAACGTCAATATTTACAATGTTGGTGCGAAGAACCCGATGGGAACCAAGATATTCCTGAATTAGCCCATAACCGTACCTTCCGGCTCGATCGCATTCCCGAAGCCGCCATCACCCCATTCAAAGCAAAATGGAAGCGTGATCTCGATCGAATCGACGTAGAATTTCACGTTTTTCGGGGACTGGCAGGTGCTTATCGCAGTCTTGACAAGAACGATAAGCTCGAAGAAAGCTTGGTCGCCCCAGTTGCAACAAAACGCATTATTCGCTCAATCACCAGTACTTTCTGGTTTTTCCGGGAGATCCTGCGCTACGGCGAAGACTGTGAAATTATCGCGCCCGAGAGCATTCGCCGACAATTTGCTGCAAAAGTTCGATCGCTGGCCGATCGCTACCCAGAGACTTAG